A genomic region of Xanthocytophaga agilis contains the following coding sequences:
- a CDS encoding NUDIX hydrolase codes for MSEQKQSLMNLLETGATYYLSHISLDCVVFGFHENQLKVLLLKMKDRDKWGLPGGFVRKEESVELAANRVLKERTGLDNIFLQQFHVFSDPDRSNNKDLIESARKTGIEVTEDNWFAQRFISIGFYALVEFSQVKPTADAISDDCTWWDLQEIKSLMLDHNLILNKALETLRLHLNYQPIGYTLLPDKFTMPELQKLYETILGKKLDRRNFQRKITGYGILKRWEERRSGVAHKAPYFYSFDTEKYKQALQEGLDGGW; via the coding sequence ATGAGTGAACAAAAACAATCTCTGATGAATTTGTTAGAAACAGGAGCCACCTACTATTTAAGCCATATTTCTCTCGACTGTGTTGTATTTGGATTTCATGAAAACCAGCTCAAAGTACTGCTTCTGAAAATGAAAGATAGAGATAAGTGGGGTTTACCGGGTGGATTTGTGCGTAAAGAAGAATCCGTAGAACTAGCAGCAAATCGCGTTCTAAAAGAAAGAACAGGACTAGACAATATCTTCTTACAACAATTTCATGTATTCAGCGATCCTGATAGGTCAAATAACAAAGACTTAATTGAGTCAGCAAGGAAAACAGGCATTGAAGTAACAGAGGATAATTGGTTTGCTCAACGGTTTATAAGTATAGGATTTTATGCACTCGTAGAATTTTCGCAAGTAAAACCTACTGCTGATGCAATCTCCGATGACTGCACCTGGTGGGATTTACAGGAGATCAAATCGTTGATGCTGGATCATAACCTGATTTTAAACAAAGCACTCGAAACCCTGCGACTACATTTGAATTATCAACCCATTGGTTATACGCTGCTTCCTGACAAATTCACCATGCCAGAATTACAGAAGCTCTATGAAACTATTCTGGGCAAAAAGCTAGACAGAAGAAACTTTCAGCGAAAAATAACCGGATATGGCATACTCAAACGATGGGAAGAACGTAGAAGTGGTGTAGCACACAAAGCCCCTTATTTTTACAGCTTCGATACAGAAAAATACAAACAAGCTTTGCAAGAAGGACTTGACGGAGGTTGGTGA
- a CDS encoding carboxylesterase/lipase family protein produces the protein MIICTKHLLYLFIFVSLVTYGQTSKLATITLKDGKISGTKNQKGYIHMFKGIPFAAPPVGNLRWKEPQPVIPWKGIRKCDTFSASAMQTKPVPFMMYTQEFLAPAEPLNEDCLYLNVWTPAKSGNEKLPVIVWIHGGAFVSGSGSVPIYDGEEIAGKGVVFVTINYRLGVLGFLAHPELTKESAHQVSGNYGLLDQIAALRWVKENIAGFGGNPNLVTIAGQSAGAFSVNALMASPLAKGLFHRVIAESGGMFNGNTAGQKLEDGEKNGLELAQKMGTASIAELRARSAEELIKAGGMFRPVIDNYVLPAIYTTFAAGKQNDVPVLTGWNAGDGFASPNPLSATAYREDAEKKYGRKTTDFLKAYPGNTDEEAKQSQFELARDQVFGWQNYTWASLQSKSGKNKTFLYYFSQVPPNKADGISYGAFHSAEISYALHTLHKWDRPWRESDRKLEDVMSSYWVNFAATGDPNGKGLPIWPAFTTDSKQVMELSDTGKVRELPSRTQFEFWDMYQTSLQR, from the coding sequence ATGATAATCTGTACAAAACACCTGCTATATCTCTTCATATTTGTGAGTTTGGTTACATATGGACAAACATCTAAACTAGCAACTATTACACTAAAAGATGGGAAGATTTCAGGGACAAAGAATCAGAAGGGATATATACACATGTTTAAAGGTATTCCTTTTGCTGCACCTCCGGTAGGAAATTTACGATGGAAAGAGCCGCAGCCTGTTATACCCTGGAAAGGAATCCGCAAGTGTGATACTTTTTCTGCAAGTGCTATGCAGACCAAACCTGTTCCTTTTATGATGTATACACAGGAGTTTCTGGCACCTGCTGAACCCTTGAATGAAGATTGTCTGTATCTGAATGTGTGGACTCCCGCTAAATCCGGAAATGAAAAGTTGCCAGTAATAGTATGGATTCATGGAGGTGCATTTGTGAGTGGCTCCGGCTCTGTTCCTATTTATGATGGTGAAGAGATAGCAGGAAAAGGAGTTGTATTTGTTACAATAAATTATCGTTTGGGGGTATTAGGCTTTTTGGCTCATCCAGAACTTACCAAAGAATCTGCCCATCAGGTATCTGGAAACTACGGTTTGTTAGATCAGATTGCGGCTCTTCGATGGGTAAAAGAAAACATAGCTGGATTCGGAGGAAATCCCAATCTGGTTACTATAGCGGGACAATCTGCCGGAGCATTTAGTGTTAATGCTTTGATGGCTTCTCCTTTGGCTAAAGGGTTATTTCATCGAGTAATTGCTGAGAGTGGAGGGATGTTTAATGGGAATACTGCTGGGCAAAAGTTGGAGGATGGAGAAAAAAATGGACTAGAGCTGGCACAAAAGATGGGAACTGCTTCCATCGCAGAACTACGTGCCAGGTCAGCAGAAGAACTTATAAAAGCAGGAGGAATGTTTCGGCCTGTTATTGATAATTATGTATTGCCTGCAATTTATACAACATTTGCTGCAGGTAAACAAAATGATGTACCAGTATTAACAGGCTGGAATGCCGGCGATGGATTTGCTTCCCCTAATCCATTAAGTGCTACGGCTTATAGAGAAGATGCCGAAAAGAAATACGGCCGTAAAACAACTGATTTTTTGAAAGCCTATCCTGGGAATACAGATGAAGAAGCCAAACAATCTCAGTTTGAACTTGCAAGAGATCAGGTATTTGGCTGGCAAAACTACACCTGGGCCAGTCTACAATCAAAATCAGGTAAAAATAAAACCTTTCTCTATTATTTCAGTCAGGTCCCTCCTAATAAGGCTGATGGCATATCTTATGGTGCTTTCCATTCTGCTGAAATTTCGTATGCCCTACATACTCTTCATAAATGGGATCGTCCATGGAGAGAATCAGACCGAAAGCTGGAAGATGTAATGTCCTCTTATTGGGTAAACTTCGCTGCAACAGGTGATCCAAACGGAAAAGGGTTACCTATCTGGCCTGCCTTTACTACTGATTCCAAACAAGTAATGGAGCTGTCTGACACAGGCAAAGTGCGTGAATTGCCTTCCCGTACTCAGTTTGAGTTCTGGGATATGTACCAGACTTCCTTACAGAGATAG
- a CDS encoding alpha/beta hydrolase-fold protein: MTSSRTLSLIILSLLIIRGTYAQTLPSGPQVLTFFSNADDTEQPYGLYLPKNYNPQKKYPLVVMLHGAGSNHRLELRRVFGKSNAPGETDVEASLSFPEWKDVEYIVVSPYARGTAGYQGIPENDVYDVLADAKKRFSIDEDRVYLTGLSMGGGGTLWIGLSRPDIWAAIAPVCPAPPKGTQDLAMNALNFPVHFFHGDADPVVPVAGTRDWVKKLTELGTKVEYKEFPGVQHDSWVGAYKDEFIFGWFDQFKRNRFPGQVRFATRQYKYNRAYWVRLDQFTPGTLASIDARFTAPNELMIKTSALDAFTLTLTGHPKFVKAGKPLAITINDKKIKVPALSSEFISLQLQNGKWSVVPTPVASAKKQGEEGPLSEAFAARHIYIYGTGGNPTPEELKARQDIALQAANWSTYRGEFLGRIMFFPRVLSDKEVRPSDLESSNLILFGTKETNLLIEKYSDRLPLQLNATAAKDHGLFYVFPVDKHYVAVNSGLPWWTGLKPEGYPFLPPAQRVLGDFKDFILFKDSVRNVVAEGYFGTNWKPSESEAKKIAALGVVSLR; the protein is encoded by the coding sequence ATGACTTCTAGCCGTACGCTTTCTCTTATTATCCTTAGCTTGTTAATCATACGAGGTACATATGCACAAACACTACCGTCTGGCCCTCAGGTGTTAACATTCTTCTCTAATGCGGATGACACAGAACAACCTTATGGATTGTATCTGCCTAAGAATTACAATCCGCAAAAGAAATATCCTTTGGTAGTGATGCTACATGGCGCCGGATCGAATCACCGTCTTGAATTACGTAGAGTATTTGGAAAAAGTAATGCGCCTGGTGAGACAGATGTAGAAGCAAGCCTTTCTTTTCCGGAATGGAAAGATGTTGAGTATATCGTAGTATCACCTTACGCAAGAGGTACTGCAGGATATCAGGGCATTCCTGAAAATGATGTGTATGATGTTCTGGCAGATGCAAAGAAAAGATTCAGCATTGATGAAGACCGTGTTTATCTTACAGGTTTGTCTATGGGAGGAGGAGGAACACTTTGGATAGGACTTAGTCGTCCGGATATCTGGGCTGCGATTGCTCCGGTTTGTCCTGCACCACCCAAAGGAACGCAAGATTTAGCTATGAATGCGCTGAACTTTCCAGTCCATTTCTTTCATGGAGATGCTGATCCGGTAGTGCCAGTAGCAGGAACTCGTGACTGGGTAAAAAAGTTAACTGAACTGGGTACAAAAGTGGAATACAAAGAGTTTCCGGGTGTCCAACACGATAGCTGGGTTGGAGCATATAAGGATGAGTTTATTTTTGGCTGGTTTGATCAGTTTAAACGCAATCGTTTTCCAGGCCAGGTTCGTTTTGCTACCAGACAGTATAAATACAATCGTGCGTATTGGGTGCGACTGGATCAGTTTACTCCGGGAACACTGGCTAGTATTGATGCTAGGTTTACAGCACCAAATGAGTTGATGATTAAAACATCTGCATTGGATGCTTTCACTCTTACATTGACAGGTCATCCTAAATTTGTAAAAGCTGGCAAGCCATTAGCTATTACTATTAATGACAAAAAAATAAAAGTACCTGCCTTATCATCAGAGTTTATCTCTTTGCAACTGCAAAATGGTAAATGGAGTGTTGTGCCTACACCTGTGGCAAGTGCAAAGAAGCAAGGTGAAGAAGGTCCGTTGAGTGAAGCTTTTGCTGCCCGACATATCTATATATATGGTACTGGTGGAAATCCCACACCTGAAGAATTGAAAGCACGACAGGATATCGCTTTACAGGCAGCAAACTGGTCTACCTATCGGGGTGAATTTTTGGGAAGAATTATGTTCTTTCCACGTGTCTTATCAGATAAAGAAGTTCGTCCCAGTGATTTGGAAAGTTCAAATCTGATTTTGTTTGGAACTAAGGAAACCAATCTGCTGATTGAAAAGTATAGTGATCGTTTACCCTTGCAGTTGAACGCAACTGCTGCCAAAGATCATGGATTATTTTATGTTTTTCCAGTTGATAAACACTATGTAGCTGTTAACTCCGGATTGCCCTGGTGGACTGGACTAAAACCTGAAGGATATCCGTTTTTACCTCCCGCACAACGTGTCCTGGGTGATTTTAAGGATTTTATTTTATTCAAAGACTCTGTACGAAATGTAGTAGCAGAAGGATATTTTGGTACTAACTGGAAACCATCAGAGTCAGAAGCAAAAAAGATAGCTGCCCTAGGAGTAGTCTCATTACGCTAG
- a CDS encoding AAA family ATPase: protein METSTEKDLLLIDKLNQVLQHVKNTFVGKDNIIDLMGICLAGRENLFLLGPPGTAKSAMVRELAKLLDGKTFEYLLTRFTEPNELFGPFDIRKLREGDLVTNTEGMLPEASLVFLDELLNANSAILNSLLMALNEKIFRRGRETKHLPALMFIGASNHLPEDEALQALFDRFLIRVRCDYVDPKLLNEVLLAGWQLERKSVDNPPRITTDEVAQLQYLTAQVDLHEIRPLYIDLIQKLRNAGLSVSDRRAVKLQRLIAASALLCKRTKAQPSDFWVLRYIWDTEEQQEIIAGIVNSVVEADPEKSESHPQAHINAIPNADELYQEVVILMEKWDKPETSLPDRTVIKDRLRYLNGRCEWLTNEEQRKYVQQKMDELWKKILHTGEKA, encoded by the coding sequence ATGGAAACCAGTACAGAAAAAGACCTTCTGCTCATTGATAAACTAAATCAGGTATTACAACACGTTAAGAACACCTTTGTTGGAAAAGATAACATTATTGATCTGATGGGAATCTGCCTGGCTGGACGTGAAAACTTATTCTTACTAGGCCCTCCAGGCACGGCAAAAAGCGCCATGGTGCGTGAATTAGCCAAGCTGCTGGATGGCAAAACATTTGAATATCTCCTTACCCGGTTTACAGAACCTAATGAACTTTTTGGGCCATTTGATATCCGCAAACTTCGGGAAGGTGATCTGGTAACCAATACAGAAGGGATGCTTCCGGAAGCCTCACTAGTCTTCCTCGATGAGTTATTGAACGCTAACAGTGCCATTCTTAATAGCTTGCTGATGGCACTGAACGAAAAAATATTTCGTCGGGGACGGGAAACCAAACATTTACCTGCTCTGATGTTTATAGGTGCCAGTAACCATTTACCAGAAGATGAAGCCTTACAGGCTCTCTTTGACCGTTTTCTGATCCGGGTTCGGTGTGATTATGTAGATCCTAAATTATTAAACGAAGTATTGCTGGCAGGCTGGCAACTGGAACGTAAATCGGTAGATAATCCTCCCAGAATTACTACTGATGAAGTAGCTCAGCTTCAATATCTGACAGCACAGGTGGACTTACATGAAATTCGTCCTCTGTATATTGATCTTATACAGAAACTACGAAATGCGGGACTTTCTGTTTCTGATAGACGGGCAGTAAAACTACAGCGGCTTATAGCTGCCAGTGCATTATTGTGTAAACGCACCAAAGCACAACCATCTGACTTTTGGGTGTTACGTTATATCTGGGACACAGAGGAACAGCAGGAAATTATAGCTGGTATCGTTAATTCTGTAGTAGAGGCAGATCCTGAAAAATCAGAATCTCATCCTCAGGCACACATCAATGCCATTCCCAATGCGGATGAGTTGTATCAGGAAGTAGTAATATTAATGGAAAAGTGGGATAAACCAGAAACCTCGTTACCTGATCGTACAGTAATTAAAGACAGGCTTCGTTATCTGAATGGACGTTGTGAATGGCTTACCAATGAAGAACAACGAAAATATGTCCAGCAAAAAATGGACGAACTATGGAAAAAGATTCTGCATACCGGGGAAAAAGCATAA
- a CDS encoding AraC family transcriptional regulator — MQIQNLFQPFDIEFVRVDECPIKMHKNTFFELAYIVEGEGIYHIDQNKFNYNADNLFLLMPFEVQFTKVKRTTTFLFIRFNNIYFRAQKPSEQHSNLNGWIQKLEYIFQNNNYQQGCIIRNVPDKPLVRSLVAAIIQEYVNQGTLQQELVQQLVNTLIIVVARNISMHVADKTQVNNSALLDILHYIHLNIYNSERLKAETIAAHFNISLNYIGEYFKKHTGQNLQQYIINYKLSLVEVRLLHSDMRLNEIAYEFGFTDESHLTKTFKKNKGITPTEYRKGSIAV, encoded by the coding sequence ATGCAGATACAAAATCTATTTCAGCCATTTGATATTGAGTTTGTGCGGGTGGATGAATGCCCTATCAAAATGCACAAAAATACTTTTTTCGAACTTGCCTATATTGTAGAAGGAGAAGGTATCTATCATATTGATCAGAATAAATTTAACTATAATGCTGACAATCTGTTTCTTCTGATGCCTTTTGAGGTACAGTTTACCAAGGTGAAACGTACTACCACATTTTTGTTCATTCGCTTTAACAATATCTATTTCAGAGCACAAAAACCCAGTGAACAGCACAGCAATCTGAATGGTTGGATACAGAAACTAGAATACATTTTCCAGAATAATAACTATCAGCAGGGATGTATTATACGAAATGTACCTGACAAACCCTTGGTTCGGTCACTGGTTGCTGCTATTATACAGGAATATGTAAATCAGGGCACATTGCAACAAGAGTTGGTACAGCAGTTGGTAAATACACTGATTATAGTGGTAGCTCGCAATATTTCCATGCATGTGGCCGATAAAACCCAGGTAAATAATTCAGCTTTGCTGGATATACTACACTACATACACCTGAATATTTACAATTCTGAAAGGTTAAAGGCTGAAACGATTGCTGCTCACTTTAATATATCTCTCAACTATATAGGCGAATACTTTAAAAAGCATACAGGGCAAAATCTGCAGCAATATATTATCAACTACAAGCTTTCATTGGTTGAGGTAAGGCTTCTGCATAGTGATATGCGATTAAATGAAATTGCCTATGAGTTCGGATTTACGGATGAAAGCCACCTCACAAAAACCTTTAAGAAAAACAAAGGAATAACCCCTACAGAATATAGAAAAGGGAGTATAGCTGTATAG
- a CDS encoding HSP90 family protein, with amino-acid sequence MENSIFQVNLSGILKVLSDSLYSSWEVFIRELLQNANDAITARSLKESFKPVIEIDFFETGTSRVLQIKDNGIGLTADEMTEFLSKIGSSSKRNTSDMFDREQQSFIGQFGIGLLSCFMVSEKIEVESTAWNSTSTMRWIGNTDGTYAIEPTDYNGYTGTKVRLAIKKDIALTSDKLTFLLHKYGDYLPVPIKYSYNAGSEITFQKEFPWLTRSTGSEALMLGNRVFGERFSHYFPIQDSKGQTQGLAYVLPHRTHTTSVSKHVLYVKRMFISDSCGDILPDWAFFVRAILNSDNLSTTASREDIYHNEILEEVRESLGISIKKYLKRLGDSDPEAMQEIIVTHAQALKSLALEDDDFFAFIKNWFIFPTTQGDLSLKQIQQQSSSILFVSDLDEFRQIAPIARANNQLVINAGYIYDTPILLKLQERDHTGKTRQINPEYFGNILNDIDIEIYDLIRKRIDVLQAILIEFDVELDIKAFSPEHVPAMLHMSQDAIQKRDFKSIRDESDSLWAGVSDAILDFDPGFRAKLFLNYKNEIVKKLLYTEASKKIDPYIQMLYFNALMMGHYPLSGKELDRMNENIMILLNTNL; translated from the coding sequence ATGGAAAACTCTATTTTTCAGGTCAATTTATCTGGAATCTTAAAAGTATTATCTGACAGCTTATACAGTAGCTGGGAGGTATTTATCCGGGAATTATTACAGAATGCCAATGATGCTATTACTGCCCGAAGCCTGAAAGAAAGTTTTAAGCCAGTTATTGAAATCGACTTTTTTGAAACAGGTACATCCAGAGTGTTGCAGATCAAAGACAATGGTATTGGTCTTACAGCAGACGAGATGACAGAGTTTCTGTCTAAAATCGGCTCCAGCTCTAAAAGAAACACATCCGATATGTTTGATCGTGAACAACAGTCGTTTATTGGTCAGTTTGGTATTGGGCTTCTCTCCTGCTTCATGGTCTCTGAAAAAATCGAAGTAGAAAGCACAGCATGGAATAGTACCTCAACTATGCGCTGGATTGGCAATACCGATGGCACCTATGCAATAGAACCAACAGATTATAACGGATATACAGGCACTAAAGTACGCCTGGCAATCAAGAAAGACATCGCACTTACGTCTGACAAGCTAACCTTTCTACTTCATAAGTACGGAGATTATCTACCTGTACCTATAAAATATTCATACAATGCCGGCTCTGAGATTACTTTTCAAAAGGAATTTCCATGGCTTACCCGTTCTACGGGTAGTGAAGCGCTCATGCTAGGTAACCGTGTATTTGGAGAAAGGTTTTCTCATTATTTTCCTATTCAGGATAGCAAAGGACAAACACAGGGTTTAGCGTATGTCCTGCCTCATCGCACACATACAACCAGTGTCAGCAAACATGTACTGTACGTCAAACGCATGTTTATTTCTGACTCTTGTGGAGACATCTTACCTGATTGGGCCTTTTTTGTACGGGCAATTCTCAATTCAGATAACTTAAGCACGACAGCGTCCCGTGAAGATATTTACCATAACGAAATACTTGAGGAAGTACGTGAATCGTTGGGTATCAGTATTAAGAAGTATCTAAAGAGATTAGGCGATTCAGATCCGGAAGCTATGCAGGAAATTATCGTTACCCATGCGCAGGCATTGAAGTCACTGGCATTGGAAGATGATGATTTCTTTGCTTTTATCAAAAACTGGTTCATATTTCCGACCACACAAGGTGATCTTTCCCTAAAACAGATCCAGCAACAATCCAGCTCTATTCTTTTTGTTTCTGATCTGGACGAATTCCGGCAGATTGCTCCTATTGCCAGAGCCAACAACCAGCTGGTAATTAACGCAGGATATATTTATGATACCCCAATTCTTTTAAAGTTACAGGAGCGGGATCATACAGGAAAGACTCGCCAGATCAATCCGGAATACTTTGGCAATATTCTCAACGACATTGATATTGAGATCTACGATCTTATACGTAAACGCATTGATGTGCTTCAAGCTATTCTGATTGAGTTTGATGTAGAACTGGACATTAAAGCATTTTCACCGGAGCATGTTCCAGCCATGTTACATATGTCACAGGATGCCATTCAGAAAAGAGATTTTAAGAGCATCCGTGACGAATCAGATAGTTTATGGGCTGGTGTTTCAGATGCCATACTTGACTTTGACCCGGGATTTCGGGCTAAATTATTTCTGAACTATAAAAATGAAATCGTAAAGAAGCTTTTGTATACGGAAGCCTCAAAGAAAATAGATCCTTATATACAAATGCTGTATTTCAATGCCCTGATGATGGGTCATTATCCATTGTCCGGCAAAGAACTGGATCGTATGAATGAAAACATCATGATACTACTTAACACCAATCTATAA
- a CDS encoding bestrophin family protein yields MIIYETNQNFWRDISHLTRSWTMRRILRGAAGVAAFTSVFCVLFIEVWPKEFTIPSTIFSLLGIVLSVLMVFRTNSAYDRWYEGRRLWGTLVNNSRNLAIMIHATFPKEDMQSRKELAILISNFAISLKEHLRKGVIWSELIHFTPEDQASYQTKKHIPNHIASLIHQKVQVVYRSGALGDADMINFKPHMQVFMDVAGACERIKKTPIPFSYSVYIKLLILGYSVMLPFGLIQDFGYFTIPLVTFIFFTFIGIEIMAAEIEEPFGLDCNDLPTGDIAKTITTNVFEILSVDQSAPVTQPATTDLYTKVF; encoded by the coding sequence ATGATCATTTACGAAACAAACCAAAACTTTTGGCGTGACATTTCCCATTTAACACGTAGCTGGACCATGCGACGCATTCTACGGGGTGCTGCTGGTGTTGCAGCTTTTACAAGTGTTTTTTGTGTTCTTTTTATTGAAGTATGGCCTAAAGAGTTTACCATCCCATCCACTATCTTTTCGCTATTAGGTATTGTACTCAGTGTATTGATGGTATTCAGGACCAATAGTGCCTATGACCGCTGGTATGAAGGACGCCGGCTGTGGGGAACACTGGTAAATAATAGCCGTAACCTGGCTATCATGATTCATGCTACTTTTCCAAAAGAAGATATGCAAAGCCGAAAAGAGCTGGCTATTCTGATTTCCAATTTTGCCATTTCATTGAAAGAACATCTGCGGAAAGGGGTGATATGGAGTGAACTAATCCATTTTACACCAGAAGATCAGGCTTCGTATCAAACCAAAAAACATATTCCCAATCACATAGCCTCATTGATTCACCAGAAGGTGCAGGTTGTTTACCGGAGTGGTGCTCTTGGGGACGCAGATATGATCAATTTCAAACCACATATGCAGGTATTTATGGATGTGGCAGGTGCTTGTGAACGGATCAAGAAAACACCTATTCCGTTTTCATACAGTGTATACATCAAATTACTGATTCTGGGCTATTCGGTTATGCTTCCTTTTGGTCTGATTCAGGACTTTGGGTATTTTACTATTCCGCTGGTCACGTTTATTTTCTTTACATTTATCGGTATTGAAATAATGGCGGCAGAGATAGAGGAGCCATTTGGACTGGATTGTAATGACTTGCCCACAGGAGATATTGCAAAAACAATTACAACCAATGTTTTTGAGATACTATCTGTCGACCAGTCTGCTCCAGTAACTCAGCCAGCAACTACTGATTTATATACCAAGGTATTCTAA
- a CDS encoding NADP-dependent oxidoreductase — MKAITLKETGGIEKLQFAEVPTPAINKDEVLVQVKAISINPVDAFVRQHQQALITYLQPKPDEDTFILGWDISGIVVATGDQVTQFKKGDEVFGMVNFPGHGNAYAEYVAAPASHLALKPQTINHAEAAAATLAALTAWQALMTYAKVKKGDKVLIHAAAGGVGHYAVQIAKHFGAYVIGTASTPNKEFVLSLGADEFIDYTQEKFEDRVQYADVVIDSIYGDHVLRSLDTVKKGGRVITLLTFFEGSIADKAKAKEVFTHRLGVVSNGDDMQQIATLLASAALKSHISHNYAFQELPKAHQQISTGKTQGKIVVSL; from the coding sequence ATGAAAGCAATTACACTAAAAGAAACCGGAGGCATTGAAAAATTGCAGTTTGCTGAAGTCCCAACTCCAGCTATCAATAAAGATGAAGTTTTAGTACAAGTAAAAGCTATCAGTATCAATCCTGTTGATGCCTTTGTAAGACAACATCAACAAGCACTTATTACCTATCTGCAACCTAAACCAGATGAAGACACCTTTATTCTGGGTTGGGATATATCAGGTATTGTGGTAGCAACGGGAGACCAGGTCACTCAATTCAAAAAAGGAGATGAGGTTTTTGGAATGGTAAACTTCCCAGGACATGGAAATGCCTATGCTGAATATGTGGCTGCCCCAGCCTCCCATCTGGCATTGAAGCCACAAACTATCAACCATGCAGAAGCGGCAGCCGCTACATTGGCAGCATTAACCGCCTGGCAAGCACTGATGACTTATGCAAAGGTAAAAAAAGGTGATAAGGTATTGATCCATGCTGCAGCTGGTGGAGTGGGACATTATGCTGTTCAGATTGCCAAACACTTTGGAGCTTATGTAATCGGAACTGCCTCTACTCCTAACAAAGAATTTGTACTAAGTTTGGGAGCAGACGAGTTTATTGACTACACACAGGAAAAGTTTGAAGACCGGGTACAGTATGCTGACGTAGTTATTGACTCTATTTATGGGGATCATGTACTACGATCGCTGGACACAGTTAAAAAGGGAGGTAGAGTAATTACGCTTCTTACTTTTTTTGAAGGGTCTATTGCAGACAAGGCCAAAGCAAAAGAAGTATTTACTCATCGATTGGGAGTTGTATCAAACGGAGATGATATGCAACAGATAGCCACTCTACTTGCATCAGCGGCATTGAAATCACACATTTCACACAATTATGCGTTTCAGGAACTCCCCAAAGCTCATCAGCAAATCTCTACAGGAAAAACTCAGGGTAAGATTGTTGTAAGCTTATAG